CAGGGGTGATGATCTCCCTGAGCCGCATCCTCACCAAGCTGCTGCTGCCGGACGAGTGGGCCAGCACGCTCATCTTCTTCCTGGTCTCCGTGGGCCTGGAGCTGCTCTGCTTCCTGCTGCACATGCTGGTGCGGCGCAGCCGCTTCGTGCGCTACCATACCACCCGGCCCCGTGACAGTCGCACGCACCGCCGGGGCTCAGGCTACTGCGTACACCACGACGTGGCCACCGGGGACATCCACTTTGTAAGTCCATGCcctcggcctcagtttcctcatctgtccctGCCAGGAGATGGGGGAGGGCAGAGAGCATTACTCAGGAGTTAGAAAGCAGCTCTAGGTatgggtgtcacctccagggctCAGCTTCCCAATCCACATTGTCGCTGAGAGTTCCCCAGCTATGACTCTTCCCCCATGGGTAGTCTGGGTGCCATCTGTGGCCTGAGGCTTCATCCTGCTCCTGCTGTCCCTGATCGAAGACCCCCTCCCCTGTGGTAATCCCACGTCTGTGGTCCTAGGGTACCTCCTCTGGGGTAAGACCACATTCTATAGTCTGAGGCCCTATCCTCTGTGGTAATCCCATGTCTCTGGTCGGAAGCCCCTCCAGCTACCATATCCCACAATCCTAGATGCACTGTCCCAGCCTGCTGTGACAGCCCTCCTTCTGCCCTCGTTGAGGCTGTGTTCTGCTGCCTCAGCCAGATGGTCAACTCTCCGTAGCTCACACTTTCCCCCACCTTCACTGTCCATGTTTTCTAGAGATGAACATATCAAGAGGGAAATCAAGGCCCACTTATACCCTGGGCTCCACCAGGGTCAGGGGAGAAGAGCCAACGGGGTGTAGAAGGGCCCCCAAACCCTCACAGGAGGGTACACTGGAGCCAGCCAGGAAAGAGGGTGGGCTGGCAGATGGGACCAGAAGAGAGCCAGAGAGAGGGTGAGAGACTAACTCAGGCCTGTGGCCCCTTGGTCTGCTGAGGTCAGGGCCCAGCTGGGGCTGACTGTGCTGTGCTCTCCCCTCCTCAGTCACATTCCTTCTGGCGTCACAACACAGACACCATGGTGGTGGCCCCACACGACACTCTCCATGGGCACTGGCAGGCCCCACAGGACCTCACGGAGCCTTCCTAGGGAGCTCGGCGCCCTCTGGTGGTGCAGGGCTGCAAAGGCACCCAGGGGGCAGCTGGTGTGGAGGTCCCAGGACACCTGCCAGGTGAAGTCCAGGAGCAGGGAAGGGCAAGCCAGGGATACTCGCTCCTAAGTGGACCATGGCTCTTCAGTGTTCTCATCAGCAGAGCCAGGATGGTCACGTGGGCCTTGGACAGCCAGTCACCAGGCCCTGAGCTGAGGACACTGCAGTGAGCCAGAAAGGCCATCTGTTTCAGGGGCTCACAGATAAGGGGACGGATCACAGGGCATGTGGGGAGGCCCACAATGGAAAAGGACAGGGCTGAGAGGGAGAAATGGGGCCTCTGAATGGTCAGGGAGGTTCCCAGGGAGAGGCTTTCAAGAACCATGTGAAAGTCAGCAGGAAGGGCCAGAGGggatagcatgtgcaaaggctgAGGAGTTTGGTGTGTGGAGGGACAGCGAGGAGGCCAATGTGGCTctggtgaggggtgagggagAGCCCTGTGGCACATCTGGGCAAGGTAAGAAAGTGAGACACAGTCCTCTGTTGGTCAGAAGCTGGTGGCAGGTTTAATGGGAATGACAGGATGGATTTGCCACCCCAGAAATCTGAGCAACCTTGGCGAAGTGAGATGCACAGTACGTGCTAACTGAACGTCCTTCTGAGTATGGCTCCTTCTCTGACTGGGCTCAGGTGTCCTCAAGCACACCCCAGTGCTGAGCTCCTCCCAtccaccacccccacccactgAGGTCCTCTGAAACAGCCCATGTTCTTCAGTCTAAGGTGTCCATCTTATTGCGACAGCCCACCTCTGTGGTCTGAGGCCCCACTCAGCTGCAACAGGCCATGGGGTTCCTGAGGGCAGCAGCTGTTGCTCCCCTAAACCTGACCTACCCCTCTATCCTCCCTCCAGGAGCACCAAGCCCCAACCCTGGCCAACAGCGGGTCCCCAAAAGACAGCCCAGCACATGAGGTGACCAGTGGTAGGGGAGGGGCTTACGTGCGCTTCGATGTGCCTCCGCCCAGAGTCAAGCGGAACTGGCCCACATTCAGAGGTGAGGGGACCCCATCCTAACAGGGAGCAGCCTGGAGGCTCCCCCCCCTATGGTAACCCTATGTCTGTGGTCCATCTGTACCCACCTCTGGTAATCCCTGTCTGTGGTCTGAGACCCTCTCCCCTGTGGTAATCCCACACCTGTAACCCAAGGCTCCCCTCCCCTGTGGTAATCCCACGTCTGTGGTCTGAGGCCCCCTCCACGATCCTTGGGCTAGACCCCTGTGGGCCTCAGCCCCTCCAACAGAAGCAGGTGGTGCTCAGGCTGGAGGAGGAGGCAGGTATGGGGGCCCTGCCCCCCATAAGTACTGCCCTCTAATCCCCGCCTCCTCCCCCCAGCCCTGCTGCTGCACCGCTACATGGTGGCACGCGTCATCTGGGCCGACATGCTCTCCATCGCCGTCACCTACTTCATCACGCTGTGCCTGTTCCCCGGCCTCGAGTCTGAGATCCGCCACTGTGTCCTGGGCGAGTGGCTGCCTATCCTCATCATGGCTATCTTCAACCTCTCGGACTTTGTGGGCAAGGTGGGCCACCTACCCCAGCTCCTGCCCTGGGGTGGATGTGGGAGCCTTGGGGAGGCACTAGCCCATCTGGGGCAGGGGCCCATCTTAGCTTGGGGTCCCTGGATGCAGCCCCTGAGCTGAGGGTGTATGTGCAGGCCATTCGCTAAGGCTCCCCAGGTGTGGGGCCAGGGGGCATGGGGACAGGCGATGGTCCCATCTCAGACAATGTCTGAAGAACGTGGCCTCATCCTGGTCCTTGGAGTGTAGTTGCATCTCAGAGAGCAGAGAAACTCAAGCCTGGGCTTCAAGAGGGAGCAAGACCACCCCACAGTCTCTGGGAGTCCACTGAGGGGGCAGCAGGCACCAGCAACAGTTACGAAGAATCTGGGCAGAGCACTGTCTGCCTCAAttgagggtggggatgggggcagAACAGGGCCGGGGCCAGATCAAAGCTGCCATTTCTAGTGCTTTGGACATGAGTCTTCTCTTACTGAGTGAAGAAAGTGAgactcagagaaggaaagccATTTGCCTGAGGTTACACAGCTGAGATGTCTGAAGAACTCAAGTCTATGCCTCAGGAGGGAGCAAGGcttcaaaaaacctgttgccatcggatcgattctcatagtgaccctataggacagggtagaactgttccacaggattccaaagctgtagtctttacatgagcagatcaccaggtcttttctccctcagcgtggctgataggtttgaaccCTCAactttttggtttagcagccgagcacttaaccactgtgctaccagggctccttgagtggGTCCAAATCTTAATCCTGCTATTTCCTAGCTGTGAGAGGCAACGAAAGTTCCCCTGGGCCCTGGTGTCGTCATTTCTTAAATTGGGTCAGTAGCCCCACTCCGCAGGGGAACCGTGAGCATTGAATAAGGAAACATGCGTGAAGTGCTTAGAACGGTGCCCAGCACAGAGCAAGCATGTTGCTATCATTGGTAGTATTTGAGgtattggtggttcaggggtagaattctctccttccgtgcaggagacccgggttcgattcccggacaatgcacctcacgcacagccgccACCTGTCTGGCAGTGGAGGTtcgtatgttgctatgatgctgaataggtttcagtggagcttccagactaagattagttagaaaggcctggcggtcaacttccaaaaatcagccagtggtccGATCTGCAGCCGATCATGATGGTGCAAGAcccggcagcattttgttctgtcggCCACGAGTCAGGACCGACCCAACAGCAGCTCACAAGAGTAGTATCGAGTGGTTTGTTGTGGAAGGCTTGGGGGTGGGCTGGGGgctaggctgctggctcagggaGAGGCAGGGGACGCGAGTGGGGTCAGCACCCACATGCCTGGCTCCCCGCAGATCCTGGCGGCCCTGCCCGTGGACTGGCGGGGCACCCATCTTCTGGCCTGCTCCTGCCTGCGCGTCATCTTCATCCCCCTCTTCATCCTGTGCGTCTACCCCAGCGGCACGCCCGCCCTCCGCCACCCAGCCTGGCCCTGCGTCTTCTCCCTGCTCATGGGCATTAGCAATGGCTACTTCGGCAGCGTGCCCATGATCCTGGCGGCTGGCAAAGTGAGCCCCAAGCAGCGGGAACTGGCAGGTAAGGCCCTGCTGGATCTCAGGGTGCCTTCCCAGCAGCTTGACACCCACAGGACTGGTAGCACCCCACTGCCAGAAGGGGAAACCGAGGCCCATCGGAGCCAAGGCCACCCGGCGAGAAGGTGCCTTTCGGTTTCAGGGGTCAGGTCAAACGCAGGGAGGTTGTAGGTGTGTGGGCATTCTTAAAtcccttattcattcattcattcattccccaaCTACTTTTGGAGCCCCACTGTgcatcaggcactgttctaggagcCAAGGCAACAGTGCAGACAAAAGAACAATCCCCGTGGCTGTGGGGCTGACATTCCAGAggtggagacagacaataaacaaataacaaaaagaagTAGTGTGTTGGATGGTGGTGAGTACTATGGATAGAACTTAACAGAGAAATGGGATGGGGGAAATGCAGAATGGAATGGTCTGGGAGGGCCTCCCTGAGGAGGTGTCTTTTAAGGAAAGACCTGGAGGAAATCAGGAGACAGCCGCGTGGAGGTATAGGGGAAGAGCTGttctaggcagaggaaacagcacttGCAAAGACCTTGAGGCAGGAGGCCCATGTGCTCTGGGTATGGGAAGGGAGCTGCCTCAAGAGTGCAGAAGAGGAGGGGCTGGGTCAGACAGTGTTTAAAAGGGATCCTTCTGGCTGCTGTCCAGACAGACAAAGAAGGTCATGggcagaggcaggcaggcaggtgagGTAGTTACTGAAATGGTCCGACCCAGTGAGGACAGGCTTGGACCAGGTGGGGCTGTGGAGCTGCGAGAAGGGGCTGGATTAAGGGGCTGGgttcttgattattttcatgaGGCTTCTGGATCTATTTTGACATTGAGATTGGGATATGGTAGTAGGGTTGGGTGGAGTCAGAGAGGACACCAAGGTTTGGGGCCTGTTGCTCAGGGCAGAAATAATGTCATTGCCCACAACTGCAATGAGGAGAGGGGCGTTGATGGAGGGTCATTGGGAGTTGGGTCTGAGATGGACGTAGTATGCTTGAGATACCCACTGGACAGGCCACACTGCCTATGACAAGGAGGCAGCTGGAGGTTGGAGTCTGGAGATAAAATGGGGGCAGCCAGAGGAATAGGAAACCCCAGGGGAGATGGAGGGCAATTGCTGGGTCAGTTAGGCTGGAGGGGGTTCCCAGGAGGAGCTCGGGGCCATGGGGTGAGCCGCGAGTCAGACCATGGCCAGTATTTGCACCAGCGGTCCTGTTTCCCCAGTCACCGCCTTCTGGGAGCTGGAGTCACCACCCGCCTCACCCATGAGAAGCCTGGATGATGGTGACAATATGGGTGAGGTGGTCATAGTATGTTGGCTCAGGTCCCGGCTGCTGCACTAGAGGGCGGCACTGCCCTGTCCTCCACAGCTCAGGACTCTTCTTGTCCACAGGGAACATCATGACCGTGTCCTACATGACAGGGCTGACGCTGGGCTCTGCTGTGGCCTACTGCACCTACAGCCTCACACGGGATGCCCCCAGCAGCTGCTTCCACACTGACATCACCAACGGCTCCCTCCCCACTGGCCTCTGACTGGGCCTGGGCTGGCCCCTGCCAAGGGAGGGCCACTTGGCTCAGGCCTCAGCCTCTTCACCCCCAGGCCTGAGGGCCCCTCCCCATCCCTGCCTGCAGTGCCTGCGGGGGCCCCCGGCCTCCTCCTGTGCCAATCACACCACCTTCGCTGGGTCCAGCGCACCCATCACTCTGGCCCCAGAGTTCTGCCAGATTCTGTGGGGCCCGGAGCTCTGCCCAGCACTGTGGTCTGTGTTCTCCATCTCCAGCTGGCTCCTCACTGTCCGTCTATGTCCCGTGACCCCCACTGTACCCAGGCCAGTGCTCCATGGGGTCAGATTCTCAGACGTCCCCACCCAGGAGAGACCCCCAGCCAGAAGCCGGGGCACACAATGTCCCCCACCTGGTGACCCACCCCAGGCTCTGCTCTGAGGGCCCCACAGCCCTGGGCACACCAGCCACAGTTTTCCTTTCACCAGGAAGTCCCCTCATGAGCCATCAGCAGAGAGGGCAGTTCCAGCCTTGTCACTCCAAGGGCCGCTGCCCCTCCAGCCCCTCCTCTGAAATCCTGGCTATCCTAAAATTTTGTGATGAAGGAACTGCAGCCCTGGGTCTGAACAGACTCAGACTGCCGTCTGCAATGGCTTCTTGGGGACCGTGGCAACTGTGTGTCCTGGGCACGCCCACCCCAGCTGCCACATGCCCAGAGCCCCCCAGCACCCACCTGATGCGATGAGCCAGGGGGCACTGGGCCTGACTGGGGGACCTCCATGGCCTTCCCTGACTTCCAGGTGATACAGGAGATGGGACAAGTTTGGGGAACCAAAGGAAGGGCCCCCGCACCCTGCAAGGAAGGCCCTGAAAGGTAGGGGGCTGGACTCAAGCCCCAGTCTGGACCCTGGGGCAGGAGGACTCAAAGGCCTGCCTTCCCACACTCACCACTCTGCTGTGACCACTCTGCCCCAGCTGTGTCACGTCCATTTGTCTGTCCACTAACTACCGCACTGGCCATTAAAGATGGACGGCCTTGGGGCTGCCCCACCGCTGCCTCCATGGAGCGTTTGTGCGAATGACCAGGCAATCCTGACTTAGCCCTGGGGAAGCGGGAAGGACGGGCCTACCCTGCATACCCAGGGCCTCGTTCCTCCCACCCGTGAAGTGGCCCTGCCTGCACCCAGGCCAGAAGTTTCTAGGGGGCAGGTGTGGGTGGATCAGGTAGTGGGACGGTCTCCACATACCTGGTTGGTGTGGAGGGGACGCACCGCGGAGGCATGGAGGGGGGAACCACTTCGGGCCCCCTTAGACTTCACCACAATCCAGGGAGAACGTTACGTCGAACGCATTCGGAGGAGGAAAGTTCAGAGCTTACCCTCTGGAACTATTTCCTCAATGAGAGGGGTTGGTCCACTCCAGATTCTCTTTGATGGGAGTCCCCTGGAGGACTACTTGGGAGAAGTAAATGCCCAGCCGTGGGCAGGGAGGGGGGTTAGATGGCCGAAGGGGACCCCTGGCCCCGGGTAGGCATCTTTGGACGGGGGACCCCAGCGGGCACCCCAGTGGCCACCACATGGCCGGAGACCCAAGGGCGATGCCCGAGGCGGCCGCCTGGTGGCGCTGCTCTCCCGTGATCCGCGTGTGGGCGGGGCCGCCGCCGCCACGTACTCGTGTCTGGGACTTGGAGGCTGGTCCTGGAGCCCAGGCAGACCCCTCCCCGGCCAAATGCGGGCTTGTGCGTTGGTGTGTGAACTCTTAATCATCCGTCATGACAGTCCTTGCCTGCCCTGGACACGCAAGTATTGAACAGCAAAGGTCATCCACACTGACCAGACCCCACCCTCCCAGGGCTGCACCTGCGGGTTCCATAAGAGCCAAGGTCTCAACGATGAAGGGGTGGCAGCGCAGGACCAGGGCCAGCCTCAGGCCCAAGCAAatgccttccctcccctccctgccctcccccgAGAGTGTCAATGGCCTCCCTGCCCCTAGGACACTCAGCTCCAGCCTGGCCTGGTGCCTGTGTTGGGCTCCCCGGAGCATGGGGCCAGCAGTTCCTTCTCGTGGGGCCCCAGGACATTGGTGGGGTCTGCCCACCCTCTACAGAGAGAACCCCTTCCTGTAGAAGCTACTTTTGCT
The sequence above is drawn from the Elephas maximus indicus isolate mEleMax1 chromosome 12, mEleMax1 primary haplotype, whole genome shotgun sequence genome and encodes:
- the SLC29A4 gene encoding equilibrative nucleoside transporter 4 produces the protein MGQVGSQRLKEPSLAATPDKNRAVSFSFDSYQPEEEVAAGAVQGQGKRTRGVPTFMDPMVEEPVPDDRYHAIYFAMLLAGVGFLLPYNSFITDVDYLHHKYPGTSIVFDMSLTYILVALVAVLLNNVLVERLSLHTRITAGYLLALGPLLFISICDVWLQLFSHDQAYAINLAAVGTVAFGCTVQQSSFYGYTGMLPKRYTQGVMTGESTAGVMISLSRILTKLLLPDEWASTLIFFLVSVGLELLCFLLHMLVRRSRFVRYHTTRPRDSRTHRRGSGYCVHHDVATGDIHFEHQAPTLANSGSPKDSPAHEVTSGRGGAYVRFDVPPPRVKRNWPTFRALLLHRYMVARVIWADMLSIAVTYFITLCLFPGLESEIRHCVLGEWLPILIMAIFNLSDFVGKILAALPVDWRGTHLLACSCLRVIFIPLFILCVYPSGTPALRHPAWPCVFSLLMGISNGYFGSVPMILAAGKVSPKQRELAGNIMTVSYMTGLTLGSAVAYCTYSLTRDAPSSCFHTDITNGSLPTGL